In one Nicotiana sylvestris chromosome 8, ASM39365v2, whole genome shotgun sequence genomic region, the following are encoded:
- the LOC104222817 gene encoding uncharacterized protein — protein MAAFELLHQARRHCSYKTQSHFSPLLRSHFHRFLSSSSSQSQPEPPENPIPVQPVSYKPKDPPETPPAETTPQASTRPESNTQNTVNADGKTWTREDLRYLKDAPKITPVSYPTRVAPLPEDRVEEEGGVEAKGDEELERERRRIEAQKRAAMRRVLNVEEEMVPFPTLVNVKSDDEKKKKKAVYDLKEAIRLVKANAKKKFDETLEAHVVLTSDMRRSDLKLEGTVAVPHGFGKVYRIAVFAEGAAADEAREAGADVVGGLELIENIKSGNVKIDFDKCFSTHAMMPNLRQIAKYLRQLMPDTKKGTVTKDITKAVKEAKQGVPFKKDKTAIVHVGIGKVSFQDEALCENVGAFVHELLRQKPAGLKKSSKYAGYVNTVHICSTMGPSFPVSIQSLSIAADRHARKYLQL, from the exons ATGGCGGCCTTCGAACTGCTCCATCAAGCTCGCCGCCACTGTTCCTACAAAACCCAATCTCACTTTTCTCCTCTTCTCCGCTCTCATTTCCATCGATTTCTCTCCTCTTCATCATCCCAATCACAACCGGAACCCCCTGAAAACCCGATTCCAGTCCAACCCGTTTCCTACAAACCCAAGGATCCTCCGGAAACCCCACCTGCAGAAACCACGCCTCAAGCTTCTACCCGACCCGAGTCGAATACCCAAAACACGGTTAACGCCGATGGTAAGACGTGGACACGGGAGGATCTCCGGTACTTGAAGGATGCACCAAAAATAACTCCGGTTTCTTATCCGACCCGAGTAGCTCCGTTACCTGAGGATCGGGTTGAAGAGGAAGGGGGAGTGGAAGCTAAGGGTGATGAGGAGCTGGAGAGAGAGAGGAGAAGAATTGAGGCGCAAAAAAGGGCGGCAATGAGGAGAGTGTTGAATGTTGAAGAGGAAATGGTTCCGTTTCCAACATTGGTTAACGTGAAGAGTGAtgatgaaaagaagaagaaaaaggctGTTTATGATCTTAAAGAGGCCATTCGCCTCGTAAAG GCTAATGCCAAGAAGAAGTTTGATGAAACTTTGGAAGCTCATGTTGTTTTGACTTCTGATATGCGCCGAAGTGACCTG AAGCTTGAAGGTACAGTAGCTGTTCCTCATGGGTTTGGCAAG GTATATCGTATTGCTGTTTTTGCTGAAGGAGCTGCTGCTGATGAAGCCCGAGAAGCAGGTGCTGATGTTGTTGGTGGTTTGGAGCTCATAGAGAATATCAAGAGTG GAAATGTGAAGATTGATTTTGACAAATGTTTTTCCACTCATGCAATGATGCCGAACTTGAGACAG ATTGCCAAGTACTTGAGACAATTGATGCCAGATACTAAA AAAGGTACTGTTACCAAAGATATCACAAAAGCAGTGAAAGAAGCAAAGCAAGGTGTACCTTTCAAAAAAGACAAAACTGCAATTGTGCATGTAGGAATTGGGAAG GTAAGTTTTCAAGATGAGGCACTGTGTGAAAACGTTGGTGCATTTGTACACGAACTTTTGCGTCAGAAGCCTGCTGGCTTAAAAAAGA GCTCAAAATATGCTGGTTATGTGAATACAGTCCATATATGCAGCACG ATGGGTCCATCTTTCCCTGTGTCCATACAGTCGTTGTCAATTGCAGCGGACCGCCATGCAAGGAAGTATCTTCAATTATAG